CAGGGGCTGAAATCAATGCATTGGTGCAGCCACTGCGCGACAAGCCTTGCCAAGCACGAGCTGGAATATGAAAATGTTGAAGATGATTCTATTTTTGTAAAATTCCAGGTCAAGGGAAAAAAGGATGAATACCTCATAGTCTGGACCACAACACCATGGACAATTGCGTTCAACCTCGGGGTGATGGTGCACCCTGATTTTGAATACCTGAAAATAAAAGTTAAAGCGGACGATGGAAAAACAGAGGCCTGGATTGTTGCCAAAGGCCTTGCCGGGGTATTTATGGGAGGGGTTGTCGGCAGGGAATATGAGATCATTGAGGAGTTCAGGGGCGAAAAGCTGAATGGATGTGAATATGTGCACCCTTTTTCTGATTTGATTGACTATGCGGGCATCAAAAAAGAAAGCCCGAAGGTGCATACTGTGGTGCTTAGCGAGGAATTCGTGGACTTGTCAGCGGGGACAGGCCTTGTTCACATGGCACCTGGCTGCGGCCCCGAAGATTTTGAAATCGGGAGGAGGAATGGCATACCGGCATATAATCCAGTGGATGAATACGGCAAATATCCGGAAGGCATGGGCAGCCTGTCAGGCATGGTCTGCAAAAAGGACGACAGGAAATTCACAGAAGAGCTTGAAAAGAGAGGGGCGATTATTGCCTCGACAAAAGTGCAGCACGAATATGCCCATTGCTGGCGCTGCCAAAGCCCGGTGATATTCAGGACAACAAAGCAGTGGTTCTTCAAGGTTGAAGACCTGAAAGAGCAGATGAAAAAGGAAAACAGGAAAATCAACTGGGTTCCTGAATGGGCTGGAAGCAGGCAATTCGATTCATGGCTGGATAATCTAAGGGACAATGGCATAACAAGGCAAAGGTATTGGGGAACCCCGATTCCAATTTGGGCATGCGGCAAATGCGACAGCATAGATGTCATAGGCAGCGTTGCTGAGCTTGCGAAACTTGCGGGGAGCGAAGCAATTCCAAAAGACCTGCACAAGCCCTGGATTGATGAAGTCCAGTACAAATGCAAGTGCGGGGGAACCAAGACCAGGATACCGGACATAGCGGATGTATGGGTCGATGCGGGCACAACCTCATGGAATTGCCTCAGGTATCCCGGCAATGTTGATGATTTCAACAGGCTTTTCCCGGCTGATTTCATTCTTGAGGGAAAAGACCAGATTCGGGGCTGGTTCAACCTTTTGCTGGTCGCGTCAATGGTCAGCATGAACAGGCCAAGCTTCAAATCTGTTTACATGCACGGATTTGTCAATGACGCAGCAGGCAGGAAAATGTCCAAAAGCCAGGGAAATGTCATATCGCCATATGAGGTTATTGACAAGTACGGCGCAGATGCCTTCAGGTATTACACAGCAGGCGGCGCAAACCCGGGCTATGACCTGAATTATAATTTTGATGATGTCAAGTTAAAGAGAAGGAACCTTGAAGTCCTGTGGAACCTGCAGAACTTTGTGCTCGATTTGTCAAAGCAGGCAAAGCTTAGGAGGATCGACGAGGTTAAAGGCCGCTTTTCCATTGAGGAAAAGTACATTTTGTCAAAGCTCAATTCAGGGATAAGGGAAACAACGCTTCTTTATGACAAATACCATCTGAATCTTGTGCCTCAGAAAATAGAGGGTGTCTTTCTTGAGCTTTCAAGGGCCTATATACAGCTGGTGAGGGAAAAATCCAGCCTCGGCAGTGAAGCAGAAAAAGAGGCAGTCTTGTCAACGGTAAATCACGTTTTGATGGAATGCATCAAGATGTTTGCCACTGTTGCGCCCTTCATTTCCGAGTCAGTTTACCAGAATATGAAAGATGTGCAGCCGGGTGGGGGGCAAAAAGAAAGCATCCATCTGTTCCAATGGCCTGGCCATGACGAT
This genomic stretch from Candidatus Woesearchaeota archaeon harbors:
- a CDS encoding isoleucine--tRNA ligase, which produces MAEDKPQKYDPIKLEPEMLKFWEEKKIYQKAKSAGKGKQKFYFLDGPPYTSGKIHLGTAWNKPLKDMVLRYKRMKGFDVWDRAGYDMHGLPVELKVEEKVGIKFKEEIPGYGVAKFVEQCREFALSNLKIMNEDFRRLGVWMDFEDPYMSITSEFIEGEWWLIKKAHENKRLYQGLKSMHWCSHCATSLAKHELEYENVEDDSIFVKFQVKGKKDEYLIVWTTTPWTIAFNLGVMVHPDFEYLKIKVKADDGKTEAWIVAKGLAGVFMGGVVGREYEIIEEFRGEKLNGCEYVHPFSDLIDYAGIKKESPKVHTVVLSEEFVDLSAGTGLVHMAPGCGPEDFEIGRRNGIPAYNPVDEYGKYPEGMGSLSGMVCKKDDRKFTEELEKRGAIIASTKVQHEYAHCWRCQSPVIFRTTKQWFFKVEDLKEQMKKENRKINWVPEWAGSRQFDSWLDNLRDNGITRQRYWGTPIPIWACGKCDSIDVIGSVAELAKLAGSEAIPKDLHKPWIDEVQYKCKCGGTKTRIPDIADVWVDAGTTSWNCLRYPGNVDDFNRLFPADFILEGKDQIRGWFNLLLVASMVSMNRPSFKSVYMHGFVNDAAGRKMSKSQGNVISPYEVIDKYGADAFRYYTAGGANPGYDLNYNFDDVKLKRRNLEVLWNLQNFVLDLSKQAKLRRIDEVKGRFSIEEKYILSKLNSGIRETTLLYDKYHLNLVPQKIEGVFLELSRAYIQLVREKSSLGSEAEKEAVLSTVNHVLMECIKMFATVAPFISESVYQNMKDVQPGGGQKESIHLFQWPGHDDNMIDTKLEEEMEIVQGIIQATLSAREKARLGVRWPLKEVIVQTGNESVISALKNLNSLLKSQCNIRKVGYTKSFDKVKVKMELDVGKIGARYGGVAPKVIASLAVMNPEMISKLIEEEKIIEAKVDNELLPVPKDCLIFRRAVDQPYVESEYKSSYVYLNTEQTKELEAEGFAREIMRRIQQMRKNAGLQKQHSIRLFIKCGKADLDILSAWRDAIKEKVGAGIFEFSATEAAQDYTNKEVYKVKDKEFEISFDRA